One window from the genome of Echinicola vietnamensis DSM 17526 encodes:
- the mobC gene encoding conjugal transfer protein MobC, translating into MATGENQQTLRKILDLTRKVSIAILLIHLYLELPCVFSKWGLSLPVLTVFVENVGELPFLKDDIYAKILCLGMLYVSLLGAKGKKDTAIKWLPALITMVLGSVLFFLATYWEAVVLGRLVFGYCYLISMVTGYLMVLWGGSRLSRCLKEQVSKDVFNHDNETFPQEERLLENEYSVNLPAIYRLKQKSRPSWINIINPFRALLVLGTPGSGKSYFVIRHVIVQHIAKGFSMFIYDFKYDDLSRIAYNALRKNKAAYRIAPTFYTINFDDLSRSHRCNPLEPSTMLDITDASEASRTIMMGLNREWIKKQGDFFVESPINFLTAVIWFLKRYKEGKYCTLPHVIEMMQVEYEKLFSVLRCEPEIEVLINPFVSAFMQGAADQLEGQIASAKITMARLSSPQLYYVLSESEFTLDINNPDRPKIVCMGNNPQKQQVYGAVLSLYISRITKLANQKGKLKSSLVFDEFPTIYFNGIDNLIATARSNKVATCLGVQDYSQLKKDYGREHAEVIMNTVGNIVSGQVLGDTAKQLSERFGKIRQPRQSRSVNSNDTSISHSVQLDLAVPQSTIASLSSGEFVGMVADTPDQPIKLKGFHAAIQNDHEAIRREERGYRPIPPCRKLTEHEVANNYKRIKSEVSELIESELDRMLDSPGLAGLIIRKR; encoded by the coding sequence ATGGCTACAGGAGAGAACCAACAGACCCTTCGTAAGATCCTTGACCTCACCCGTAAGGTAAGCATTGCCATCTTGCTCATCCACCTTTACCTGGAACTTCCATGCGTCTTTTCAAAATGGGGACTTTCCTTGCCCGTCCTAACGGTATTTGTGGAGAACGTAGGGGAATTGCCTTTTCTGAAGGACGACATTTATGCAAAAATACTATGTTTGGGAATGCTCTACGTTAGCCTGCTTGGTGCAAAGGGGAAAAAAGATACCGCCATAAAGTGGCTGCCGGCCTTGATCACCATGGTGCTGGGAAGTGTCCTGTTTTTCTTGGCCACCTATTGGGAGGCAGTAGTGCTGGGCCGTTTGGTTTTCGGATACTGCTACCTTATCTCCATGGTGACAGGCTACCTTATGGTCCTATGGGGAGGGAGTAGGTTGTCGCGCTGTTTAAAAGAGCAGGTGAGCAAGGACGTGTTCAATCATGACAATGAGACCTTTCCCCAAGAGGAGCGCCTGCTTGAAAATGAATATTCGGTGAACCTACCGGCGATATACCGCCTGAAACAAAAAAGCAGGCCCAGCTGGATCAACATCATCAACCCCTTCCGGGCCCTGTTGGTATTGGGAACACCAGGTTCAGGGAAAAGCTATTTTGTCATCCGGCATGTGATCGTTCAACACATAGCTAAGGGCTTTTCCATGTTTATCTATGATTTTAAGTACGATGACCTCTCCCGAATTGCCTATAATGCCCTGCGGAAAAATAAGGCCGCCTACAGGATAGCACCGACATTCTACACCATCAATTTTGATGACCTTTCCCGCAGTCATCGGTGCAATCCCCTTGAACCGTCCACCATGCTGGACATCACCGATGCCAGCGAGGCTTCTCGGACCATTATGATGGGGCTAAACAGGGAATGGATTAAAAAACAAGGGGACTTCTTTGTAGAATCGCCGATTAATTTTCTAACTGCCGTGATCTGGTTTCTCAAACGGTACAAGGAAGGGAAGTACTGTACCCTTCCCCATGTCATTGAAATGATGCAGGTAGAGTACGAGAAGCTGTTTTCGGTCCTGCGGTGTGAACCGGAGATAGAGGTGCTGATCAATCCCTTTGTCTCCGCATTTATGCAAGGGGCTGCCGATCAACTTGAAGGCCAGATTGCCAGTGCAAAGATCACCATGGCCCGGTTATCCTCCCCACAGCTTTACTATGTGCTTTCCGAAAGTGAATTTACCCTGGACATCAACAATCCGGACAGGCCGAAGATCGTATGCATGGGAAACAACCCACAAAAGCAACAGGTGTACGGTGCAGTGCTGAGCCTGTATATTTCCAGGATCACCAAGCTGGCCAACCAGAAGGGAAAGCTCAAGTCCAGCCTGGTCTTCGATGAATTTCCGACCATTTATTTTAACGGGATAGATAACCTGATCGCCACGGCAAGGAGCAACAAGGTGGCGACCTGTCTGGGCGTTCAGGATTACAGCCAGCTCAAAAAGGACTACGGCAGGGAGCATGCAGAGGTGATCATGAACACGGTGGGCAATATCGTTTCAGGGCAGGTGCTTGGCGATACGGCAAAGCAATTGTCCGAACGGTTTGGGAAGATCCGACAGCCCAGGCAGAGCAGGTCCGTCAATTCCAACGATACCTCCATAAGCCATTCGGTACAGCTTGACCTTGCAGTGCCCCAATCTACGATCGCCTCCCTGTCCTCGGGGGAATTTGTGGGGATGGTGGCCGATACGCCCGATCAGCCCATCAAATTAAAGGGGTTTCATGCCGCTATCCAAAATGACCATGAGGCAATCCGAAGGGAAGAAAGAGGATACCGGCCCATTCCACCATGCAGGAAACTAACCGAACACGAAGTGGCCAATAATTACAAAAGGATCAAATCCGAGGTCAGCGAACTGATAGAGTCGGAACTGGACAGGATGCTGGACAGCCCAGGACTGGCAGGCCTGATCATCAGAAAGCGATAA
- a CDS encoding relaxase/mobilization nuclease domain-containing protein produces MMAVIKVGRNINSILYYHFRKISEGKADLITVHGFGGQGERMDRKELNAYFRSYTLRNNRVKVNAIHIFLHFSQTDSLDKRSLRYIAQQYMKRIGYGKQPYVVFNHTDSYKPHIHVLSTTISKNGKRLETHHLGKTLSKKACRELVAEMGRHSSPQPPEQHSYPARLEKLEYGKTETLGRMESIIKGVLRQYTFGSIAEFAAVLHQFNVGLVQGKRGGRMWRNRGLAYCPLDDHGRHLGGLVKASSLSLRPTFGSITNRMERNKRVSPSKVAEAKERFLEVQDNMVKDALMDLDGTFKKNGFAISIQMGRDKKRAIAIDHLNRTTFTISGKLLREVSRQVAIKLVERYPVIQEALEEKSSNGGHEETVDNAYRKEEIPVWKLDTAPEFQKFVERVSRLRDVLPKQSISLPRSRNSKFSPNRS; encoded by the coding sequence ATGATGGCAGTGATAAAGGTAGGAAGGAACATAAACAGCATCCTTTATTACCATTTCAGGAAGATCAGTGAAGGCAAGGCCGACTTGATCACGGTACACGGTTTTGGGGGCCAGGGGGAGCGTATGGACCGAAAGGAATTGAATGCGTATTTTCGATCCTATACTCTCAGGAACAATAGGGTAAAGGTAAATGCGATCCATATCTTCCTGCATTTTTCCCAAACGGACAGTTTGGATAAACGCAGTTTACGATACATAGCCCAGCAATACATGAAACGAATCGGTTACGGCAAACAACCCTATGTGGTGTTCAACCATACAGATAGTTACAAACCCCACATACATGTCCTCAGTACTACCATATCCAAAAACGGAAAACGGTTGGAAACCCATCATTTGGGTAAGACACTCTCCAAGAAGGCCTGTAGGGAGTTGGTGGCCGAGATGGGACGTCATTCTTCTCCTCAACCACCGGAGCAACATTCATATCCGGCACGTTTGGAGAAACTTGAGTATGGTAAAACAGAAACCCTCGGTAGGATGGAAAGCATCATAAAGGGAGTCTTGCGCCAGTATACCTTTGGCTCAATAGCTGAATTTGCAGCTGTTTTGCACCAGTTCAACGTGGGGCTGGTACAGGGCAAAAGAGGAGGGAGGATGTGGAGGAACCGTGGACTGGCCTATTGTCCATTGGACGATCATGGAAGGCATTTGGGAGGTTTGGTGAAAGCAAGTTCCTTATCCCTGCGTCCCACATTTGGAAGTATAACCAATCGGATGGAACGGAATAAAAGAGTGTCTCCCTCCAAAGTGGCTGAAGCAAAAGAACGCTTTTTGGAAGTGCAGGATAACATGGTAAAAGATGCATTGATGGACCTGGATGGAACATTTAAAAAAAATGGATTTGCCATCAGTATCCAAATGGGAAGGGATAAGAAAAGGGCAATAGCCATAGACCACCTTAACAGGACGACGTTCACCATCTCCGGGAAATTGTTACGGGAAGTTTCACGGCAAGTGGCCATTAAGTTGGTGGAAAGGTATCCCGTGATCCAGGAAGCACTAGAGGAAAAGTCAAGCAATGGAGGGCATGAAGAAACCGTGGATAATGCTTATCGGAAGGAAGAAATACCTGTATGGAAGCTGGATACCGCACCGGAATTCCAGAAATTCGTTGAAAGGGTGAGCAGGCTCAGGGATGTCCTGCCCAAACAGTCTATTTCCCTCCCAAGGTCCCGAAATTCCAAATTTTCCCCAAACCGATCATAA
- a CDS encoding response regulator, which translates to MRKREILLVDDDHVINLVHQRMIKKNFPSLKLVVHTSARGCLDYVMLNPKTCFLLFLDIHMPQMGGWEFIDELLRMDLTDRVHVFIVSSSIDPRDVGRAKGIDIVHDYLPKPLSREILQEIKVDLSF; encoded by the coding sequence ATGCGCAAACGCGAAATTTTATTGGTGGATGATGACCACGTGATCAACTTGGTGCATCAAAGAATGATCAAAAAGAATTTTCCTTCCCTCAAGCTGGTTGTGCATACATCAGCTAGGGGCTGTCTGGATTACGTAATGCTCAATCCAAAGACTTGTTTTCTCTTGTTCCTGGATATACATATGCCACAAATGGGCGGTTGGGAATTTATTGATGAATTGCTCAGAATGGACCTGACCGATAGGGTACATGTCTTTATCGTGTCATCTTCCATCGATCCCAGGGATGTTGGCCGTGCAAAGGGAATTGATATTGTTCATGATTATTTACCAAAACCCCTTTCCCGTGAAATACTACAGGAAATAAAAGTCGATTTGTCTTTTTGA
- the tnpC gene encoding IS66 family transposase, which translates to MSKPLDQLTKAELLALLQKSEQQVADRERVIAEKERILAEKEAYEKQLLAMIEKFKRMSFAQKRERFLGNKDQMALPFEPDQEQEQQQQEGFSRKVEYIRKKRPAHTGRQPLPDHLPVEEIEIHPEGDLSGMECIGKEVTEELDYIPAQYIRRRYIRYKYAPKDRYSSAGVKIGLLPERAIPKGIPGYGLLTDILTRKYLEHMPLYRQAQRFKREKIPIAPTTLEGWVKQGLEKLEPLYDCLVDDTKAMGYLMVDESTIRVLDSDNKKGACHTGYYWVYHNPLENTVLFDYRPTRSKEGPSAILENFQGYLQSDGYGVYEHYVANKQVTHLACWAHARRKFFETLVENKKAASEALGFIGKLYDVERKAKKENLSAEDRKKLRLDEALPVINKMSEWIKKQLPKALPKSGLRKALFYSANRWAELSNYLYDGKLEIDNNPVEREIRSMVVGRKNYLFAGSHKAAQRAAMIYSFFGICKLHDVNPQQWLEHALRNIMTTNHKNIRDLYPQNFNQTTRG; encoded by the coding sequence ATGTCAAAGCCACTCGACCAGTTGACCAAAGCCGAACTGCTTGCCCTGCTGCAAAAGTCAGAGCAACAGGTGGCCGACCGTGAGCGGGTGATAGCCGAGAAGGAACGTATCCTGGCCGAGAAAGAAGCTTATGAGAAGCAGTTGTTGGCGATGATCGAGAAGTTCAAGCGCATGTCCTTTGCCCAGAAGCGGGAGCGCTTTTTAGGGAACAAGGACCAGATGGCCCTGCCCTTTGAACCTGACCAAGAGCAAGAACAGCAACAGCAGGAAGGGTTTTCCCGCAAGGTGGAATACATCCGCAAGAAACGTCCCGCCCATACGGGCAGACAGCCCTTGCCCGACCACCTTCCCGTGGAAGAGATCGAGATCCATCCGGAAGGGGACCTTTCCGGCATGGAGTGTATCGGCAAGGAAGTGACCGAAGAGCTGGACTATATCCCTGCCCAATATATCCGCAGAAGATACATCCGCTATAAGTATGCCCCAAAGGACAGGTACAGCAGTGCCGGGGTAAAGATCGGCCTGTTGCCGGAAAGGGCCATTCCAAAGGGCATCCCGGGTTACGGCCTGCTCACCGACATCCTTACAAGGAAATACCTGGAACATATGCCGCTGTACCGGCAGGCGCAGCGTTTCAAACGGGAAAAGATCCCCATAGCGCCCACCACACTTGAGGGATGGGTGAAACAGGGGCTGGAAAAACTCGAACCCCTGTACGACTGTCTGGTGGACGACACCAAGGCCATGGGCTATCTTATGGTGGACGAGAGTACCATCCGGGTATTGGACAGCGACAACAAGAAGGGCGCCTGCCACACGGGTTACTACTGGGTATACCATAACCCTTTGGAAAACACCGTACTCTTTGATTACCGGCCTACCCGGAGCAAGGAAGGCCCCAGTGCCATACTGGAAAACTTTCAGGGCTACCTGCAGAGTGATGGATATGGCGTGTACGAACATTATGTGGCCAATAAGCAGGTCACCCACCTGGCCTGTTGGGCACATGCAAGGAGAAAGTTTTTTGAGACCTTGGTGGAAAACAAGAAGGCCGCTTCCGAGGCCCTGGGCTTTATCGGCAAGCTTTACGATGTGGAAAGAAAGGCCAAGAAGGAAAACCTCTCTGCCGAAGACCGCAAGAAGCTCCGTTTGGACGAGGCCTTGCCGGTGATCAACAAAATGTCCGAGTGGATCAAGAAGCAGCTGCCCAAGGCCCTGCCCAAAAGTGGGCTGAGAAAAGCCCTGTTCTACTCGGCAAACAGATGGGCCGAACTGTCCAATTACCTGTATGACGGTAAACTGGAGATCGACAACAATCCCGTGGAAAGGGAAATCAGATCAATGGTGGTCGGCAGAAAAAACTACCTGTTTGCCGGCTCCCATAAAGCGGCCCAAAGGGCGGCCATGATCTATTCCTTCTTCGGCATCTGTAAATTACATGACGTCAATCCCCAACAGTGGCTCGAACATGCTCTGAGAAATATCATGACCACCAACCATAAGAACATCCGTGACCTATACCCACAAAACTTTAACCAAACAACACGCGGTTAA
- the tnpB gene encoding IS66 family insertion sequence element accessory protein TnpB (TnpB, as the term is used for proteins encoded by IS66 family insertion elements, is considered an accessory protein, since TnpC, encoded by a neighboring gene, is a DDE family transposase.), with translation MFSLGSHHQYFLYRSPVDMRKGFNGLSGIVTNELDRDPVSGEVFVFVNRHRNLIKLLHWEKGGFVVYYKRLEKGTFLLPEDRGDGVLDWPELVLMVAGIQVEGYRQRPRYIPG, from the coding sequence ATGTTTTCGCTGGGCTCCCACCACCAATATTTCCTGTACCGCAGCCCGGTTGACATGCGCAAAGGGTTCAACGGGCTTTCCGGGATCGTCACCAATGAACTGGACCGTGACCCGGTCTCCGGGGAAGTGTTCGTCTTTGTCAACCGCCACCGCAACCTGATCAAACTCCTGCACTGGGAGAAGGGCGGTTTCGTGGTCTATTACAAACGATTGGAAAAAGGCACTTTCCTGCTCCCGGAGGACAGGGGTGACGGCGTGCTGGATTGGCCCGAACTGGTGCTGATGGTCGCGGGCATCCAGGTGGAAGGCTACCGGCAGCGTCCCCGGTATATCCCCGGTTGA
- the tnpA gene encoding IS66 family insertion sequence element accessory protein TnpA, with the protein MEKAKVMNLQEEMAALVKEYKSSGLTQKSFSARKGIGYPKFNYWYRKLAGEQVREPTGFLPVRTQGSSVPAEAVEVVYPNGVKLRVPSEDLSLLSNLIRLY; encoded by the coding sequence GTGGAAAAAGCAAAAGTGATGAACCTACAAGAAGAAATGGCCGCCCTTGTCAAAGAGTACAAGAGCAGCGGTCTGACGCAGAAATCCTTCAGTGCGCGAAAGGGGATCGGTTATCCCAAGTTCAATTATTGGTACCGAAAGCTGGCGGGGGAACAGGTCCGGGAACCCACTGGTTTTCTACCGGTCCGTACCCAGGGCAGCAGTGTTCCTGCAGAGGCGGTGGAAGTGGTGTACCCGAACGGGGTAAAGCTGCGGGTGCCGTCCGAGGACCTATCGCTGTTGTCCAACCTGATCAGGCTGTACTGA
- a CDS encoding tetratricopeptide repeat-containing sensor histidine kinase, with translation MAISKRALLVSNRIGYERGVLAALINIGTAHYEKGNFKEAIVVEKDAMAQAEKLGFRKEIGVLCINLSMVYLDIGLYEKAQQLAYRGLEIATQNGFDKQVARNHWTIGQVHELQGNLREARKSYTLSKSLYDRSGYHDIQHMLDIRIGRSYLQENLHAKANEFYERALKESRGGHRAGMVRSYMALGDLLEQTGNPVTAMEKYAEAINIAMKMGTEQKVAEADLKIAKCLLEAGKPTEAYVQVQRGLHMARKINHIALTREGLLVLSGIQAAKGDYKAALDSYQEYTLLGDSLMNQEVRIQLVRAEEQFRHDQAIKTVNQKHREQLLRQRNFTYFILVLSILLVLMVLLLFLYLRNIRRTNRIQKKHQEEMDAQNRELERMGNFKDRILSVVAHDVKTPLNSLKSTIDMYQEGMFTKEEMEMLTKEIGTKLSEVNYFVKDLVLWAKSQMTETSARPVRFEIKEIVKKTISLLLPDATKKGIEIIDRTGPRMVLADVEMVKIVVRNFLANAIKYSGQGDQIIINNKTNSGGRLLMVSVVDTGTGIPAERLPHIFDEVNMSTEGTHHEIGTGLGLVLSRQYIEMNNGKIGVESEQGKGSTFWFAIPLDEQPS, from the coding sequence ATGGCCATATCGAAAAGGGCCCTTCTGGTTAGCAATCGAATAGGATACGAACGGGGAGTGTTGGCCGCGCTGATCAATATCGGTACGGCCCATTATGAAAAAGGAAACTTCAAGGAAGCCATAGTGGTGGAAAAGGATGCAATGGCACAGGCCGAAAAATTGGGATTCAGAAAGGAAATAGGGGTATTGTGCATAAACCTGTCGATGGTCTACTTGGATATAGGTTTGTACGAAAAGGCACAGCAACTGGCTTATAGAGGCTTGGAAATCGCCACCCAAAACGGTTTTGACAAGCAAGTGGCCCGAAATCACTGGACCATTGGACAGGTCCATGAGCTTCAGGGGAATTTACGGGAAGCAAGGAAGTCCTATACCCTGAGCAAGTCCCTATATGACCGTTCAGGTTACCACGATATCCAGCACATGTTGGATATAAGGATAGGCCGGTCGTATCTCCAGGAAAACCTGCATGCAAAAGCCAATGAGTTTTATGAGCGGGCATTAAAAGAAAGTAGGGGGGGGCATAGGGCCGGAATGGTCAGGTCCTATATGGCTTTGGGGGACTTATTGGAGCAGACGGGAAATCCGGTGACGGCCATGGAAAAGTATGCTGAAGCAATAAATATTGCGATGAAGATGGGGACCGAACAAAAAGTAGCCGAAGCAGACCTTAAAATAGCAAAATGCCTACTTGAGGCAGGGAAACCGACTGAAGCTTATGTTCAAGTGCAAAGAGGACTCCATATGGCACGGAAAATCAACCATATTGCCCTGACAAGAGAGGGATTACTTGTCTTAAGTGGGATACAAGCGGCAAAGGGCGATTATAAAGCAGCACTTGACAGTTATCAGGAATATACCCTTCTTGGAGACAGTTTGATGAATCAAGAGGTAAGGATTCAATTGGTGAGAGCCGAGGAGCAGTTCCGGCATGACCAAGCGATAAAAACAGTCAACCAAAAGCACAGGGAGCAATTGCTTCGCCAGCGTAATTTCACCTATTTTATCCTCGTCCTATCGATATTATTGGTCTTGATGGTCCTGTTGTTATTTCTCTATCTCCGAAATATACGCCGTACCAATAGGATACAAAAAAAACACCAAGAAGAGATGGATGCTCAGAACAGGGAACTTGAAAGGATGGGGAATTTCAAGGACAGGATATTGTCAGTAGTGGCACATGATGTAAAGACACCGTTGAACTCCCTTAAAAGTACCATTGACATGTATCAGGAAGGGATGTTCACCAAAGAAGAAATGGAAATGCTTACCAAGGAGATCGGCACGAAATTAAGCGAGGTCAATTATTTTGTAAAGGACCTCGTCTTGTGGGCGAAAAGCCAGATGACCGAAACTTCAGCACGTCCGGTCAGGTTTGAAATAAAGGAAATAGTGAAAAAGACCATATCTTTACTCCTCCCTGACGCAACAAAGAAAGGGATAGAGATCATTGATCGTACAGGACCAAGGATGGTCCTTGCCGATGTGGAAATGGTCAAAATTGTTGTACGTAACTTTCTGGCCAATGCCATTAAATATTCTGGACAGGGTGACCAGATCATCATTAACAATAAGACCAATAGTGGGGGAAGGTTGTTGATGGTCTCCGTGGTGGATACTGGTACAGGTATTCCAGCAGAAAGGTTGCCGCATATCTTCGATGAAGTGAACATGAGCACAGAAGGTACCCACCATGAAATAGGTACAGGGCTGGGGCTTGTCCTGAGCAGGCAATACATTGAAATGAACAATGGAAAAATTGGGGTAGAGTCAGAACAGGGAAAAGGAAGTACCTTTTGGTTTGCCATTCCATTGGATGAACAACCTTCTTGA
- a CDS encoding glycosyltransferase family 4 protein yields MYIVFSSILAFCIGLIIFPFLIRWIKQSNLMDLPGGRKIHKAAIPSMGGIGILIAFALIIVLDIAHIPIGKYQYLLVSMAVLFLIGFLDDWKELSALQKLIGQLLAFTLVVVLGEVRLVSFYGLLGIGELPLWLSYGLSIFLFVGLTNAYNLIDGLDGLAGTLGLISCSFLGAWFLATKHMSEGVICLVMAGSLLSFLVYNWYPAKIFMGDTGSLPIGFFVTVFLLIFVQYNGILPDYSFYKFQAPITAGLIMLVICCYDTLRVFVRRLKKGKSPFAPDKSHVHHFLIRMGYRHDQVALFLGGIKCGLIILVLFLKDVQEIFLLPGVVLLVVAMGSMLNALTLRRVREKVKNAPRVLAKSPYTVQKIQKEYNKVGDNPSLEIGK; encoded by the coding sequence ATGTATATTGTTTTTTCCAGTATATTGGCTTTTTGCATTGGACTGATCATTTTCCCTTTTTTGATAAGGTGGATTAAGCAGAGCAATTTAATGGATTTGCCGGGGGGCAGAAAGATCCATAAAGCAGCTATTCCATCCATGGGAGGCATTGGGATATTGATTGCATTTGCCTTGATTATTGTTCTTGATATAGCCCATATTCCCATAGGAAAGTATCAATATTTGCTTGTAAGTATGGCAGTGTTATTTCTAATAGGATTCTTAGATGATTGGAAGGAGTTGTCTGCACTACAAAAACTTATAGGACAATTATTGGCATTTACATTAGTTGTAGTGCTTGGTGAGGTAAGATTAGTGAGTTTTTATGGGTTGTTGGGTATTGGAGAATTGCCGCTTTGGTTAAGTTATGGTTTATCGATTTTTCTTTTTGTAGGACTCACCAATGCATATAATTTAATTGATGGATTGGATGGGCTAGCTGGGACCTTGGGGCTGATTTCTTGTAGCTTTTTAGGTGCCTGGTTTTTGGCTACTAAACATATGTCAGAAGGAGTTATCTGTTTAGTGATGGCAGGAAGTTTATTGTCCTTTCTCGTATATAATTGGTACCCCGCTAAGATATTTATGGGAGATACCGGCTCCTTGCCCATAGGATTTTTTGTCACTGTCTTTTTGTTGATTTTTGTTCAATACAATGGAATATTACCAGATTATTCGTTTTATAAGTTTCAGGCTCCTATTACGGCAGGGTTAATAATGTTGGTCATTTGTTGTTATGACACCTTGCGGGTTTTTGTGCGGAGATTAAAAAAAGGGAAATCGCCTTTTGCGCCTGATAAATCCCATGTACACCACTTTTTGATACGAATGGGATACCGGCATGATCAGGTAGCGCTTTTTTTGGGAGGGATTAAGTGCGGATTGATCATTTTAGTATTATTCTTAAAAGACGTTCAGGAAATCTTTTTATTGCCAGGGGTGGTATTGCTTGTTGTGGCTATGGGAAGTATGCTCAATGCCCTTACCTTAAGAAGGGTAAGGGAAAAAGTAAAAAACGCTCCACGAGTTCTTGCAAAATCTCCATATACAGTTCAGAAAATCCAAAAAGAGTATAATAAAGTAGGCGATAACCCCTCATTAGAAATTGGAAAATAG
- a CDS encoding nucleotidyltransferase family protein: protein MQTTKPALLILAAGMGSRYGGNKQIDGFGPNNETILEYAIYDAIQAGFGKVVFVVRAEILDLVKDRFLDKINDLIQVEFVIQSLTSLVPAAYQNPERTKPYGTAHAVLCAKEVIEEPFAVINADDFYGKEAIDRLGKFLTHPQGDHQHCMVGYALKNVLSQHGTVNRGVCDANDKGELTGMTEREKISREGEKVISRMGEDVLEISENTPVSMNCWGFQPSFFAETEKRWKVFLEENKDNSKAEFYIPTVVNDLIAESKASVRILEGGKTWFGVTYPEDKVTVEEALNFMHQKGVYPGKLWEPKKVRM from the coding sequence ATGCAAACAACAAAACCAGCCCTTTTGATATTGGCTGCGGGTATGGGCTCGCGGTATGGGGGGAACAAGCAGATTGATGGCTTTGGCCCTAATAACGAAACCATTTTGGAATACGCCATTTACGATGCCATTCAGGCCGGATTCGGCAAGGTAGTGTTTGTCGTAAGGGCGGAGATCCTTGACTTGGTAAAAGATCGTTTTCTGGATAAGATAAATGATCTGATCCAGGTCGAATTTGTGATCCAATCCCTCACCAGCCTGGTACCTGCAGCTTATCAAAACCCTGAACGAACAAAACCCTACGGTACAGCACATGCAGTACTCTGTGCCAAAGAGGTAATAGAAGAACCTTTTGCGGTCATCAATGCAGATGATTTCTACGGGAAAGAAGCTATTGATCGTTTAGGGAAATTTCTGACCCATCCCCAAGGGGATCACCAGCACTGCATGGTGGGGTATGCCCTTAAAAATGTCCTCTCTCAGCATGGCACCGTTAACCGTGGCGTTTGTGATGCCAATGATAAGGGAGAACTTACGGGGATGACAGAACGTGAAAAGATCTCCCGGGAAGGAGAGAAGGTCATTAGCCGCATGGGTGAGGACGTTCTTGAAATCAGTGAAAATACTCCGGTTTCCATGAACTGCTGGGGATTTCAGCCATCCTTCTTTGCGGAAACAGAAAAGCGATGGAAAGTTTTCTTGGAAGAAAACAAGGACAATAGTAAAGCGGAATTCTATATCCCTACCGTGGTGAATGACCTGATTGCCGAAAGCAAGGCTTCCGTCAGGATATTGGAAGGAGGAAAGACCTGGTTTGGCGTGACCTACCCCGAGGACAAGGTCACCGTGGAAGAAGCCCTGAATTTCATGCACCAGAAAGGTGTTTATCCAGGGAAATTATGGGAGCCTAAAAAAGTCCGGATGTAG